CATCTCCCCTATTTCCCCCTGGACTCACAGTACAATGGGAGAGATGCTGAGGAATTTTCGGGAAGAGGTAAATTGGAGCCCGTAGTCCATCTGTTCCCAGTGTGTCAGTAGCCGAGCCTTTCCTTGGTCAGGGGTCTCAAAGGGTGTCCCTTTCACCGTATGTAAGAAGACATACATAAcctgggaggagggaatgggacAGTGTGAGGTACCAGAGCATAAAGTAGTCCCTCAGCTGAGATCccaaaaggaagacagaaatccCAAGTAATTGTTTTTGGTTGGGAAAAGCCTGGGGTGGGTAAAGGGGCATAGTTTAGTGCTCACCAAGTTATGGATGACGTTGGTCAGTGTCCAGACaacaggaatgctgaagaagggGATGCTGAGTAGAACCACATGCAGCAGTCCTACCAAGATGATGTAGGCCAGCCAGATGCCCCGGCTATTCATCACGCGAGTGTTGGGGTTTACTTCGCTGTGTGCCACCCCCACATTCATCCTACCACAGTGGGGGATCAGGCAGGAGACCAACTTAATTTCCTCTCCACCCTTCTTGGAGTCCGTTTTTCCAAGTGGTCTCCTGAGTAGCCCAAATCCCCCGGACTTTATTGGGAATGAAAGAACTTAACCCATTACACAcaaaggaaaaactgaagacttgggggaaaaaacagaaggCAAGATGAGCACTCTCTATATGTTAGAGACATGATAATCTTTCTTCTGATCCTTACACTTCAACTGTAACTTGAAGGAGTAAGCATAGGCTTGGCGCACCTCAAGGAGCAAGGGTAACAGAAGTATCTCACTATCCTTAAGAAGTTAATAAGGAACCATGAAGACATTAGGTACACCCAAAATTACAGAAGAGGGTCATGGGAAACAAGGAACCACTAAGGAGGGATGAGGAGGTAAAGCTACCTTTTCTAATCTATACTCAggtcagttcaatcactcagttgtgtccgactctctgagaccccatgaactgcaggatgccaggcttccctgtccatcaccagggaagcctggcatcctggtcaaactcatgtccatcgagtcggcgatgccaaccagccatctcatcctctgtcgtccccttctcctcttgccttcagtgtATCTTAGTCCCCACCTTTTCCTCTGGGGCTCCCCCGTCCTCTCATCTCCGTGGCATGTAAGCAGGCAGCTGCAAGAATGTGCCCAGGGCTTTTACATTGAACTAGGAAGGGACGTGAGCTGAGCGTCTCGAGAGGTGGAGCCCTAGTCCCGACTTCAGGGCGGCTCTGATCATCTGAACTTAGCCCTTTTAAAATCGTGCTTGCCCTTAAGTTGATGACGCCGGGTTAGGAAGCAGATCTGGCCCGCTCTCTACCTAAAATTCCCTAAACCCCAGTGATTTGAACTAGCCCCCTTGCTCCTCCCAGGCCCCCCTCTCCTTCATCGTCTTCCCTTAGGGTTGTCTTCAGCGCTCCTCTTCCGGTCTGTTGCTCGCCGCCGCTTCACTCACCCCGCTTGTTCTCCTCCCACCATTTTTCTAAGGACCCCTTCCCAGTCTCGGTAAACCTACCTGCCAGCTTCGGAAGCCCGTCCCGGTCGGGGTGCGGCGCTTGCTTCTACACCTGCGGTCTCCAGGAAGCAGCCTCCCCGCCCATCTGCGCTCTCCCTATTGGTGGAGCAAGGTCAGCGCCGCCACCACTCATTGGCTGGCGATCCGCCACGGGGACGCACAATTGGTCACTATTTCCGTCGTTCGGAAGGTGCCGAACCCGCCCTTCTCCAGGTCCCACCTTTTGAGAGAGGTGGGGAAAGCCGCTTGGAGGAGCGAGGGCCACGCCAGCTATTGACTAATGGAAAGAGTTGATAGTAAGAGGCGGGAGTAAGAGCTCCAACGATTGGCCGGCCGTGGCTGTAGGCGCCGAGGCGGGAGCTCCCGGAGGTGGAGGCCGCGGGTGGGGGCCTGGCGGAGTGGAGGGGTAACAAGATGGCGACTGAGACGGTGGAGCTTCATAAGCTGAAGGTATCGTGAGGCGGGGAAGGGCCGGGTCGCACTTTTCCGGAGACTAGATTTTGCTGGCGGGTTGGCGCCTTTTCCTTGAAGGTTCTTCTACTCCATTTTCTGGCTCCCGCCGTAGTTCTGTTCTTTTGTGCCTCCCTTCTTCCCCCACTAcgccttttctcttttcccatttctCCTCACGGTTTTACTGTATCCTTATTTGTTACTCGGCACCTTCCTCCACTGTGGTGTCGTCCGTCACCTCTCTACTGGGTTGTGGAAGTGCCTTCAACCTGTTCTACTCTCTTGTTTCTCGTCAAACTGCATTACGTCAGTGGTCCCCTCCTCTTGGCTCCGTGCGGAGCCCGGGACCCCTTTTTCTTCCCTGGGTTTGTGCTTTCCTGTCTGTTGTCCAAAGTGGAGATTCCCGGTAGCAAAGGATGGCAGCTTCGTTTATTTCTGTCTATCTAGGTCTCAGACTTGATCCAGAAAATGCTTCCGTTCCCCTATTTTAGATGGAGTGACGCCCCGGGGGCAAATTTGGAAACCTGAGGAGAGGCCTCCCCTTAGAGGCCTGGGCTTTAGGAGACTTTAAGAGGTAGTGAAGGCGCAGATACCCCAGATTGAAAAGTTTTCGAGTTCTCTCAACGCGGTTCTCCGCCTACCAGCCTTCCCCCCACCCTGCGCCCCACCACCACAGAGACAAGTCACTCAGAACTGTAATATCCTGGGAAAACATTTCCAAGGTTAGGGTTACCTCTGTCCCATTTCATTTCGCGGGTAGACCCTGCATCTCTTGGTCTCACCACTGGGTGACACTCAATCACAGAAGACGTTTTAAGTTGTGTCTTGGGAATCTTGACAGCCTTTTcgtatttagattattttcttggAACAAAAGAATGGGTTTTTTTGAGGGGGGTGGTAAATTAAGAGAATATCTCAAGTTGTCCATTTGTGGTTTGACAAGCAGTTTTCCCATCACTTTTCAGTCATGTTTTGTTCACGTCCTGGGAACCTTTGACAAACCAGGTTGATTTGACCCACGCTGAAAACTGATTATTTAAAGTTtgatgagctttaaaaaaaaagtgtaacgAGAGTAAGAGTAAAGAGAGAGAGGTCCTCTTAATCACATTAGTTGACACCAGTTAGACTTTCAGTGAAAGTTGACAGGTTTCTTACTCATGGAATCTAAGCTGTATTAGGGGGATTTTGTGTTAACCTGAGTTACTGTTAACTTGGTATCGAAATGAGTAGATTGTATCAGTCGTCTGCTAAGAGAATAACAAGTAAAAAATTGAGCAGCTacttccattatatgtatattaacTTGTAAATAAGTACTACTATATGTTATGTACTACTGTTTGTATGTTatgaaagaaacacagaaaaggaatttttgaatggaataaaaaggaaatatgaatGTAAGATCTAATGTTTTCTTCCTATATTAGTTCCATTTTTGAAACCCCTCGAGTAAGTCACTAGCCTTGTGACTTGCCTTCAtaggttttgttttggtttatggAGTTCCACCTTCCATAAAAATTTGTATGTCAGTTCCAGGTTAAATCCGGTTTTGATTGGCTAATGTCCTCTGATCTGATTTCAGGTTATTATAGTCTTAGAGAGCATGAGGCAGTCCTAATAGCCTAAAAAGGATTCACTCTTTTAATCATATTTGcttgtctttgctttttctctagAGCACTTCTTAACCTTTTGGAGGTCACAGATATCTTTGAAACTCTGATGAAAGGTATGGACCTCTCCCCAGAAAAAGGCATGTACACATGACTTTGCATGCGATTTGAGGGGCTTCATAAAATTACCTTGGAGCCCTGAGGAGTCCATGGACCTCTGGTTAAGAACTCATGCCTTTAATTCTGACTTCCAGGACAGTTAATGTTTGGTTCCACTGTTGATCATGGATTGATCCTACTGTTGATCATGGAGTGATCCTTACTTTTGGGTTGACCTAGGGtttatctcagagaaggcaatggcaccccactccagtactcttgcctggaaaatcccatggatggaggagcctggcgggctatagtccatggggttgctaagagtcggacacgactgagcgacttcactttcacttttcactttcctgcattgaagaaggaaatagcaacccattccagtgttcttgcctggagaatcccagggacgggggagcctggtgggctgccgtctgtggagtcgcacagagtcagacacgactgaagcgacttagtagcagcagcagcagcagcagggtttatctggagaaggcaatggcaccccactccagtactcttgcctggaaaatcctatggacggaggagcctggtagactgcagtccatggggtcgctaagagtccgatacgactgaacgtcttcactttcacttttcactttcctgcattggagaaggaagtggcaacccactccagtgttcttgcctggagaatcccagggacaggggagcctggtgggctgccgtctatggggtcacacagagtcggacacgactgaagcgactaagcagcagcagcagcagggtttatctctttttttaataaaaagcctttccatttttataaaaggaATTTGGGGCTATAGTGTGGGGTCTCAGAGGAAAGGAACAAGCTTTGAAGTAGGAAtgaaaaatatctatctgaattGATAATGTAAAGCCACATCAACTGCAAATTTGTGAAGATTTTGTAGAAATGGAGTCATTCCAACGCAGCTGGAAAGAGGCTGAATTGTGGGTGAAAAATGCCTTGAATTGTTATAGTACCAGATTTCCAGTCAGTTGTGAGAAAAGGGACTACAGAGGAGAGAACTAgaagagtggataaagaaaacagTGAGACATTTATAATAGTGAAGCATAAGGTACATTTGTGTTGGTGGTTGAAGATAGTTTGGAAAAGGAAAGTAGGTGAACTGTGTGACTGGCGGTGTATTGGAGTGATACTGAAAAGGACTTGTAAGTTGTGTaaggtgtttgttttttgtcaTACAGGCAGAAAGTGGGGAACCTTTGAAAATTTGAAAGGAGGAGCTGATGTGatgagttttctttatttttattttttctttgccgcgtggcttgtgggatcctaattCCCAGGCCTAGGATGCAACCCTAGGCACTctgcaatgaaagcacagagtcctacaCTGGACTGCTAGGAATTTCCCAGTTTGTGTTCTTTTGGCAGTAAGGATGGAGCCTGGAGAGGAAGAAATTGCACCAGTTAGATTTTTATTATAGTAGTCACTCCCCTGCTTAGAACCTTTTAATTATATCTGTGCCGGTATCTAGTTTAGTTTCTCAAATTCCAGCTAGTgactttatttcacttatcaGAATGGCTGTTCATTAATTGCTAACATTTACCATGTGGCAGACACTGGTCAAATCAGTTTGTACACATCAGTTGATTTCTCACGATAATCCTAAGGCAATACGGTAAATGCCTGTGTTGTCCCcattgaaaatgagaaaaaatggagacttccctggtggtccagtggttaagactccatgcttcggTTTCAGGGGGCtgaggttcgatctctggttggggaactaagatcccacatgccttgtggctcggcctgaaggaaacaaaaactgagaaaaaatggACGCTCAGAGATTGGATAACTTGCCCTAGGTCATGTACCTAGTAAGTGGTGGCTCAAATCCAGGCGGTCTGTCTCCAGAATTCCTGTTCTGAATTGCTGTTCTGAATTGCTGTGCATGACTGCTTCTCCATACCTTAGTACTCAGAACCTTTATACATGCTTTTGGCTGCATTGCTCTTGCCAaccccatcagttcagtcgctcagtcatgtccgactctttgcgactccatgaattgcagcacaccaggcctccctgtccatcaccaactcccagagttcacccaaacccacgtccatcgagtcagtgatgccatccagccatctcatcctctgttgtccctttctcctcctgcccccaatccctcccagcatcagagtcttttccaatgagtcagctctttgcatgaggtggccaaagtactgaagtttcagctttagcatcattccttccaaagaacacccaggactgatctcctttaaaatggactggttgccCCTTGTTTAATTAACTGTTAGTTTCCCTTCAGAATCAGTCAAACATCATTTATCCAATGAACCCTTAGGTAGAATGGGTTCCATCCATCTACACGCAGAGTCAGAccacttttaaaatgcttttatagGACCCTGTACTTTTTTTAGAATCAGTTAAACATTACGTATATGATCATTGCTTGCCTTGTTTCCCTACTAGATTGTAAGCTCCATGTGGGCAAGAACTCTTTGTTTTGCTTATGATTATTTTCCTGTATCTAAGATAATGCTTGATACACAGTGGGTACTTACAACTATTTGTCAAGTGAAAAAACTTACTAAGACTTGAAATAAGGTAGTGGCTTCAAAAGTTGGAAtgaatttgaaagaaattttGGATATAAAATTATAAGTATTTTTAGATCAGTTAAATGTGAGAGGAATGAAAGGTGACTCCAATTAGTGATACCTTTTGTCTAAGTTGGGAGGAGAAGAAGCCAGTTTTGTGCAGGAGAGAAGATGAAGTTCAGTTTGGGgcataaataataaatgtctttGAGATACTCATTTGGAGATATCTCGTAATCATTTGGAAATATGGGGCTAAGAGCTGAAAATAAAGGTGTGggacttattaaaatatttacatatatatataaatttttggaGCTTATATATTACTACAGGGAGGCACAGTAAACAAGTAAAATTTATAGTATGTCAATAGCGATAAGATTTgtagagaaaaatagaaataggaaCTGTGAAAAGAGAAGGGTATTGTAATTTTCAATAGGGTGACCAAGGGGAAGGCCTCATTGAGAAGGTGATGTTTAAGCCAAGTCTTGAAGTAAATGAAAGCGTGAGCCTTGTGCAGAGTATTAGAGGTGATCATTAGGACTCTGGCTTTTACGCTTAATGAGATAGGAAACCAGTGGAGGATTTTTGAATAGAGGAGAGACATGTTCTTGACTTAAATTGTCAGAAAGATCACTCTGACTACCTTGTTGAGAATAAACTGTAATAAGGTTCAAGGGCTGAAAAGTTTACAATAGTTTGTATGAAAGAAAAGGGATTAGATTCTATGTCTGTTTTGAAGGAAGTGCTGACAGGATTTGCCAGTGATTGGATTCTGGGAAGTGAAAAAGCCTTTGATACAAGTGGAAGGATAAGGAGGCCAAACTCATCTTAGTGAATATCTGTATTTACAAGATTCGGTGGAAGAAGAGCTAGCAAAGAGTGAGGAGGAAAGGTAgaaggaaaacagagagagagagtgtgctCATGAAAGCCATCCTTCATATTGATACTTAAAATTGGGCTTAAATCAGAGACATCTGAGCTGGCTGTTGGCTTCACTATTTTCTggctgggtgattttttttttttttttagcaaattgttgagtttctttcagttttgttttcttaatttatgaaatgtaataataaaatCAACCACATagatgctgtgaggattaaatgaggaaaTGATGTTCAAAAGACTTAGCCTTTTGTTTGGCATGTATTAATACTTGAAATTTAATTCCTATCATATGAAAtgttataaagtatataaaatgtttcTGTCCTTGAAGGTTTATAAACCAAGTTGAGAGAGAACAGgtgaaaaatatttgaatcaaAATTTAAGATTAGTAAATTAGTAGAAATCACAGGGCAATGAATGGGGGTTAATGTTAAATGTATTGTGTAGTCAGTTGATCAGTCTTTTCTCTGCTGGTTGGATAGGTAGCATGAAAAATGCCTTATTAATactgaaaaataagattttaggATTGAGaccaaaaatttagttttataGGTAATTCATACTCACaattttaaagatgtaaaaaGGGTATATGGTAAAAGATTTCTCTCCTGCACCTGTCCTCTGGTTTCTTCTGAGATTTAGCTGGTGTTAATGTATCTGTTTCTTGCCCAGGCATCTTGTGTATAAACATTATATGACTGTTATGGTGTGcacattattttttacattaatgtTAGTATCTTACATACAGTATTCTATAACTTGTTTTTTCTTAATAGTCTTATTGAGgcacaattcacatactgtacAATTCACTCAAtatatcttgctttttaaatacattcttttaaaacattttaaagtcagaTGCATATAAAAATGGGTAAGATTTGACATTATAGGTCCGTATTTGAGATTTTAAAAGGGTTTTATTCTACTACTAATGTAATTGTGCCAAAATGAAATGTgtgaaatgacttttattttcagcTATTCTGTTTTCACTCAGCAATTTCCCTTTTGGAGGAGAACCcaaaatataatcatataataaaataataaagtgatgCAACAGTGTGTAAAAATGTATGTAACATTCTCCTTTGACTAGAGAAGTGGACATGGAGGTGCTGAGAAGACTGCTGAATGAGCCAGAGTCTTGAGGTTAGGGAATGACAGCCCGTTGGGGGCTGAGATTTCAACAGCAATAGCAAGGTCAGTGGTTAGCAGTGGTGGATGCTGTCCGTGCTAAACAACCAGTTGTACCAGTCTGTCAGCTTCAGGTCTACTAGATCAGCATCCTGTGCAGAATCTATCACTGACTATCTTTCCCTGTTATCTGAAAGATTTTGTAAACTTCTGTCTGTATCTACACACAgtttggggaaggaaggagaagggaggaacAGCTCTGTTAGAAAGTTGAAATTTGAATTGCCTGAGTATTTACATTCCTTTTCCCTTAATGTTACttagaggaggagaaggaaaaaggaagatgaGGAGTATTTAGAGTATTGGTTGTTTGTTTATAACACAATAcaatttctttactttctgtaaCTCCtcatcttccttttaaaaaagtattggtCCACAACGTGGAATGCTATAAAAAATTGGCAGCCCTCTCTCTCtacctatttaaaaatatattggtcTGTGAAATGCAGAAATCAGAGAAACAGTGATTCTGTctaatcttgtccaactcttcaccCAGTTTCTAACACTTCCTAGCTGCTAAGCACTATTGTAAATGCTTTACAACTATTTACTGGTTTAATCTTCGTAGCAACCCTATACTACAGGTACTGTTACATTATCCCCATttcagaggaaactgaggcacagagtggttACGTTACTCACCTAGGCTACACAGATGTAAGTGgtaaagctggaatttgaacccagtgTAGTCTGACTTCAGATGCCTTGTTATGCTTTGTTATGCTCCATGCTTTTAATGGGTGATTACCTACTGTGTTTCTCAGTAGAGGGGGCTGCTGGCTTGAGTAGAACAGTTTTACATGTTATATCCCTCCCTGCCTACCTGTCCTACTCACTGAATACCCAATCAGAAAAAAAGCTCCCCTCTCCATTTCCAAATGCTTCCTTGGTTGAAAACCTTTTAGAGATGACCAGCATAGTCCCTTAGTTACAACATTCTTTCTTCTATAGGAATCTGCTTTCTAATTTCTACTGGTTGGTCTTAGATCTGTACTTCAAAACTAGTAAAGTCTTTTTCCAGGACAAATAATCTGTGTTTGTGCATTGATCTGCATATAGGATTTTTAAAACCTTCCTTTTTCTTAGTTGTTCTCCTTGGATCAGCATGTCATTATGTGgcttaaaatgagaataaagagcCCAGTAAGGCTATTACATTATTTAATATAGATTCTATTTTTTTAGTTACCCTTAATCTAGAATTACTTTGGTAGCAAACTATACCGTTAACCCTTTTTGCACTTGTAATCTTTCTAAAACCCTGACTGAGGTCTTATCCTTTGAGTTACTGTTGGGCCAGATCTTGttcatctgttgttgttttttttaatgttttgaatataataaatttaataaagttttGAATAAAAGTGTAGTACTTTATAGGTATACCTTATTTCTTCTAAATTGAGTCTTCATTTTGGATCATTGTTTTCCCTGAAGAGCCAGCAACACCCCCTGACACCCCCAGCTTTAGTTCTGTTAGTAATTTACCAATTCTTCCTCCTCCTGGTATCTGCAAAGTTGTAAGCATGCCTATCAGATCTTTAGTcaaattacttatttaaaaatcttcagcAGAACTCTGTGGCATGccattacatatttttttctattttggcaAAGATCCTTTTAGTGATTCATTGTTGACATTAAGCTAGCTAACATATCTACCTAATGCTGTAGTGATCAGGCTTGTATGCGCGTATATGGTAGATTGCAGTAAAGGATCTGGGATAATAGTAAGGAGAATCTGCTTTTAGATAATTATATATTCTACTTAAAAgattcattctttccttccttgtaTGAACTAGTACAGTAATTGGGGAAAAAAGACACCCTCCGCTCAGAAACAGCTAaagatttatataataaatagatGTATGAATAGATAAGAATTTTATTAAAGCAGGGTTATTCTTCACCATCTGTTAGAAAAGTCCTCTTGCATATTGAGTATTGTTGAGGGAAAGTGAATCATCTTGTGGACCAAAAAACTTGGTGGGATTAAGAGCAGAAGTTATGGGGTGAacgttgttttctttttctttcttgtaagagctacttttttttttttcccccaccaggTTCATTCTGTAAATTAAGGaaaagctttattcttttttctcagctTGCTGAACTAAAGCAGGAGTGTCTTGCTCGTGGTTTGGAGACCAAGGGAATAAAACAAGATCTCATCAACAGGCTCCAGGCATATCTTGAAGAGCATGGTGAGTTTCCTGTGGAGCCAAAGAGTGATGTGATTGAGGAGATTAATTTTTAGGCTCTGCCATAcagaagatttctttttttcttttaggttgtTGATGATGTAAGATTTTAATTAACTCTATCAAGAAAACTCTTGTTATCTAAAACAGTAGTTATAATGAAATACCCCTTTCCCCCTTAAAAGACATTGTAACTTTATTTCagctaattattttaaagaagtatGGTAAAGCAAGTATCATTAGACTGAGAATTGGACTATTCGAAGTTGAATTCCTCCTGTGCCAGAAGTTTACTAGGTAACTTTGGACAGCCACTGTTTTCATGGCGGAGTGTTTGTTCTGGTCTGTGAAGTGAGACCGGTGTCTCCACCCTCGAAATCCATAAATTTAGGTAATCTCTGGTTCTTTCTAGCTCTGACATTCTGTAATTTCactttaaaacagataaaaatacttcatttatACTGTCATCCctctctaattttaatttttttattcccttttcttttatCCAAATTCCCTTAGTCAACAATTCTAATGTGCTTGATACATATTTTTTGTCTTTACGGTTGTAAACCATGTAGTGTTGTTTGATCTGTAGTAATTTTATGTAGTTGGCAATGAGGCCATAACCTTTATTGCACACTTTTTTCTCTTAAGTACTCACTTTTTTCAAAGATGTATGAACTGACTGTGTCATCATCTAGTCTGTTGATTCTAATTCCTGCATTGTTTTCTATAATTTATAGAattcaccacattttctttagttCATTCAGTGACTGACTCCTGTATTGCCTCCTGAACTACTACTTTCATATTTCCTTATATCCTTGTGTGAGAGT
Above is a genomic segment from Bos indicus isolate NIAB-ARS_2022 breed Sahiwal x Tharparkar chromosome 5, NIAB-ARS_B.indTharparkar_mat_pri_1.0, whole genome shotgun sequence containing:
- the ORMDL2 gene encoding ORM1-like protein 2, translated to MNVGVAHSEVNPNTRVMNSRGIWLAYIILVGLLHVVLLSIPFFSIPVVWTLTNVIHNLVMYVFLHTVKGTPFETPDQGKARLLTHWEQMDYGLQFTSSRKFLSISPIVLYLLASFYTKYDAAHFLINTASLLSVLLPKLPQFHGVRLFGINKY